The Rhinopithecus roxellana isolate Shanxi Qingling chromosome 14, ASM756505v1, whole genome shotgun sequence genome includes a window with the following:
- the MAP3K19 gene encoding mitogen-activated protein kinase kinase kinase 19 isoform X2 yields MSSMPKPERHAESLLDICHDTNSSPTDTMIVTKNQNIILQSISSSEEFDQDGDCSHSTPVSEEDPSGGRQDWQPRTEGSSTSDMKYSGQSIEFPLPPLSLLPTRSGVLCIPRNHKFPKEKERSIPSVTSFVPKLSASVRQSDLSPTNKPPGALVKLLMDSTLRSSDGFIWSRNICSFPKANHHRQCLEMEENWKSKEIEECNKIEITHLEKGQSSVSFENLKEGNIPADREEDIDCHGSKTRKAEEENSQYLSSRKNERSVAKNYEQDSEIVCTIPSKFQEAQHSEITPSQDEEMRNNKAASKRASLHKDEAMEPNNILEECTVLKSLSNVFFDDPIDKLPEGRRSMETNIKISIAEGAKPEMSGMVPLIHITFPVDGSPKEPAIAKPSLQKTKRTIHNNHSVNILVHQENDKHKMNSHRSKLDSKTKTIKKTPPNFLISTEGPIKPTMHKTSIKAQIFPALGLVDPRPWQLPRFQKRMPQIAKKQSTHRTQKPKKQSFPCICKNPGIQKSRVPLSVQPAQPRLNYPDLKYSDMFQEINSTANGPGIYEMFGTPVYCHVREAERDENKYYREICSAPSGRCITNKCRSSHSERSSNIRTRLSQKKPHMKPPKTSFGIKQEHKGLISKEKSSKAVRSNLHDIENGDGISEPDWQIKYSGNEFLSSKDEIHPTNLAQTPEQSMKENEFPPVSDLSIVEEVSVEESTGDRDISNNQILTTSLRDLQELEKLHHQIPFIPLENSWAVSSEKNSNKYVQQEKQNTASFSKVNASRISTNDLEFGSISDQSKTLANFSFQEKQESASSQTYQYWVHYLDHDSLANKSITYQMFGKTLNGTNSISQGIPDSVNNEELTDELLGCLAAELLALDEKDNNSCQKMANGTEPENLNRILSRRGSTPKETDRGTTNVKIQRHSNGLRIYDREEKFLISDEKMTFSENSLKSEEAILWTKGEILGKGAYGTVYCGLTSQGQLIAVKQVALDTSDKLATEKEYQKLQEEVDLLKALKHVNIVAYLGTCLQENTVSIFMEFVPGGSISSIINRFGPLPEMVFCKYTKQILQGVAYLHENCVVHRDIKGNNVMLMPTGIIKLIDFGCAKRLAWAGLNGTHSDMLKSMHGTPYWMAPEVISESGYGRKSDIWSIGCTVFEMATGKPPLASMDRMAAMFYIGAHRGLMPPLPDHFSENAADFVRMCLTRDQHERPSALQLLKHSFLERSH; encoded by the exons GAGTTCGACCAAGATGGTGACTGCAGTCATTCCACACCGGTTAGTGAAGAAGATCCCAGTGGTGGTAGACAGGACTGGCAACCCAGGACAGAAG gGTCTTCGACCTCTGATATGAAGTACAGTGGCCAAAGCATCGAG tTCCCTCTGCCACCACTGTCACTCTTGCCCACACGATCTGGTGTCCTTTGTATCCCCCGAAATCACAAGtttccaaaagagaaagaaagaagcattccaagtgTCACGTCTTTTGTGCCTAAGCTCTCAGCGTCTGTTCGCCAGTCTGATCTTAGCCCAACAAATAAGCCTCCAGGAGCCCTAGTTAAGTTGTTGATGGATTCGACTCTCAGGTCTTCTGATGGCTTCATTTGGTCAAGAAACATATGCTCTTTTCCTAAGGCTAACCATCACAGACAATGCCTGGAGATGGAGGAGAACTGGAAATCCAAGGAAATAGAAGAATGTAACAAAATTGAAATCACCCACCTTGAAAAAGGGCAGTCTTCGGTGTCTTTTGAGAATTTGAAGGAAGGCAATATTCCTGCAGATAGGGAAGAGGATATTGACTGCCATGGTAGTAAAACGAGAAAAGCTGAAGAAGAGAACTCTCAATATCTTTCatcaagaaagaatgagaggtcAGTAGCCAAAAACTATGAACAAGATTCAGAAATAGTATGTACCATTCCAAGCAAATTCCAAGAAGCCCAGCATTCAGAAATAACTCCAAGCCAGGATGAAGAGATGAGAAATAATAAAGCTGCTTCAAAAAGAGCTTCATTACATAAAGATGAAGCAATGGAACCAAACAATATTTTAGAAGAGTGTACTGTACTTAAAAGCTTATCCAATGTATTCTTTGATGACCCCATTGATAAACTTCCAGAAGGTCGTAGGAGCATGgagacaaacataaaaatatcaatagcGGAAGGAGCCAAACCAGAAATGAGTGGGATGGTGCCTCTTATCCACATCACCTTCCCTGTGGATGGAAGCCCCAAGGAACCAGCAATAGCCAAACCAAGCCtccaaaaaacaaagagaacCATTCATAACAACCATAGTGTCAACATACTTGTACACCAAGAAAATGACAAGCATAAGATGAATTCCCATAGAAGTAAGTTGGATTCAAAGACTAAGACAATTAAGAAGACTCCTCCGAATTTCCTGATTTCTACTGAAGGTCCCATTAAGCCTACCATGCATAAAACCAGCATAAAAGCACAAATTTTCCCTGCTTTGGGACTTGTTGACCCCAGGCCTTGGCAATTGCCCAGGTTTCAAAAGAGAATGCCACAGATAGCAAAGAAGCAATCAACTCACCGGACTCAGAAACCTAAAAAGCAATCATTTCCTTGCATATGTAAAAATCCAGGAATACAAAAGTCACGTGTTCCTCTCTCTGTTCAACCCGCACAGCCAAGACTAAATTACCCAGATCTTAAGTATAGTGATATGTTTCAAGAAATCAATTCAACTGCTAATGGACCTGGAATCTATGAAATGTTTGGGACCCCTGTTTATTGTCATGTGCGAGAGGCTGAAAGGGATGAAAACAAGTATTACCGTGAGATATGTTCGGCTCCATCAGGCAGATGTATCACCAATAAATGTCGATCTTCACACAGTGAGAGGAGCAGCAATATCAGAACAAGACTTTCTCAGAAGAAACCACATATGAAACCCCCAAAGACTTCATTTGGCATTAAACAAGAGCACAAAGgcttaatttctaaagaaaagagttCCAAGGCTGTACGTAGCAACCTACATGACATTGAAAACGGTGATGGTATTTCAGAACCAGACTGGCAGATAAAGTATTCAGGAAATGAGTTTCTATCTTCCAAAGATGAAATTCATCCCACGAACTTGGCTCAGACACCTGAGCAGTCCATGAAAGAGAATGAATTCCCTCCTGTCTCAGATTTATCCATTGTTGAAGAAGTTTCTGTGGAAGAGTCTACGGGCGATAGAGACATTTCTAACAATCAAATACTCACCACAAGCCTCAGAGATCTGCAAGAACTTGAAAAGCTACATCACCAGATCCCATTTATCCCTTTGGAAAACAGCTGGGCAGTGTCTAGTGAGAAGAATTCTAACAAGTATGTACAGCAAGAAAAGCAGAATACAGCATCTTTTAGTAAAGTAAATGCCAGCCGAATTTCAACTAATGATCTAGAGTTTGGTAGTATTTCAGATCAGTCTAAAACACTTGCAAATTTCTCTTtccaagaaaaacaagaaagtgcATCTTCCCAGACATATCAATATTGGGTACATTATTTAGATCATGATAGTTTAGCAAATAAGTCAATCACTTATCAAATGTTTGGAAAAACTTTAAATGGCACAAATTCAATTTCCCAAGGAATTCCGGACTCTGTAAATAATGAGGAATTGACAGATGAACTATTAGGTTGTCTAGCTGCAGAGTTATTAGCTCTCGATGAGAAAGATAACAACTCTTGCCAAAAAATGGCAAATGGAACAGAACCTGAAAACCTAAATCGTATCCTCAGTCGGAGAGGAAGTACCCCAAAAGAAACGGACAGAGGGACAACAAATGTCAAAATCCAG AGGCATAGTAATGGGCTCAGGATATATGACAGGGAGGAGAAATTTCTCATCTCAGATGAAAAGAtgacattttctgaaaatagTTTAAAGTCTGAAGAAGCTATCCTATGGACCAAGGGTGAGATTCTTGGAAAGGGAGCCTATGGCACA GTATACTGTGGTCTCACTAGCCAAGGGCAGCTAATAGCTGTAAAACAGGTGGCTTTGGATACCTCTGATAAATTAGCTACTGAAAAGGAATACCAGAAACTACAGGAAGAAGTAGATTTGCTCAAAGCACTGAAACATGTCAACATTGTGGCCTATTTGGGGACATGCTTGCAAGAGAACACTGTGAGCATTTTCATGGAGTTTGTTCCCGGTGGCTCAATCTCTAGTATTATAAACCGTTTTGGGCCATTGCCTGAGATGGTGTTCTGTAAATATACGAAACAAATTCTGCAAGGTGTTGCTTATCTCCATGAGAACTGTGTGGTACATCGCgatataaaaggaaataatgttaTGCTCATGCCAACTGGAATAATAAAGCTGATTGACTTTGGCTGTGCCAAGCGTTTGGCCTGGGCAGGTTTAAATGGCACCCACAGTGACATGCTTAAGTCCATGCATGGGACTCCATATTGGATGGCCCCAGAAGTCATCAGTGAGTCTGGCTATGGAAGGAAATCAGATATCTGGAGCATTGGTTGTACTGTGTTTGAGATGGCTACAGGGAAGCCTCCACTAGCTTCCATGGACAGGATGGCTGCCATGTTTTACATCGGAGCACACCGAGGGCTGATGCCTCCTTTACCAGACCACTTCTCAGAAAATGCAGCAGACTTTGTGCGCATGTGCCTGACCAG
- the MAP3K19 gene encoding mitogen-activated protein kinase kinase kinase 19 isoform X1 encodes MSSMPKPERHAESLLDICHDTNSSPTDTMIVTKNQNIILQSISSSEEFDQDGDCSHSTPVSEEDPSGGRQDWQPRTEGVEITVTFPRDVSPSQEMSQEDLKEKNQITSSHQEWAQAHAVSHPNKIEMVELRTNTLTMRPLLLQKEESSRELCDVNLGFLLPRSCLEPNISKSVTREDAPHFLKEQQRKSEGSSTSDMKYSGQSIEFPLPPLSLLPTRSGVLCIPRNHKFPKEKERSIPSVTSFVPKLSASVRQSDLSPTNKPPGALVKLLMDSTLRSSDGFIWSRNICSFPKANHHRQCLEMEENWKSKEIEECNKIEITHLEKGQSSVSFENLKEGNIPADREEDIDCHGSKTRKAEEENSQYLSSRKNERSVAKNYEQDSEIVCTIPSKFQEAQHSEITPSQDEEMRNNKAASKRASLHKDEAMEPNNILEECTVLKSLSNVFFDDPIDKLPEGRRSMETNIKISIAEGAKPEMSGMVPLIHITFPVDGSPKEPAIAKPSLQKTKRTIHNNHSVNILVHQENDKHKMNSHRSKLDSKTKTIKKTPPNFLISTEGPIKPTMHKTSIKAQIFPALGLVDPRPWQLPRFQKRMPQIAKKQSTHRTQKPKKQSFPCICKNPGIQKSRVPLSVQPAQPRLNYPDLKYSDMFQEINSTANGPGIYEMFGTPVYCHVREAERDENKYYREICSAPSGRCITNKCRSSHSERSSNIRTRLSQKKPHMKPPKTSFGIKQEHKGLISKEKSSKAVRSNLHDIENGDGISEPDWQIKYSGNEFLSSKDEIHPTNLAQTPEQSMKENEFPPVSDLSIVEEVSVEESTGDRDISNNQILTTSLRDLQELEKLHHQIPFIPLENSWAVSSEKNSNKYVQQEKQNTASFSKVNASRISTNDLEFGSISDQSKTLANFSFQEKQESASSQTYQYWVHYLDHDSLANKSITYQMFGKTLNGTNSISQGIPDSVNNEELTDELLGCLAAELLALDEKDNNSCQKMANGTEPENLNRILSRRGSTPKETDRGTTNVKIQRHSNGLRIYDREEKFLISDEKMTFSENSLKSEEAILWTKGEILGKGAYGTVYCGLTSQGQLIAVKQVALDTSDKLATEKEYQKLQEEVDLLKALKHVNIVAYLGTCLQENTVSIFMEFVPGGSISSIINRFGPLPEMVFCKYTKQILQGVAYLHENCVVHRDIKGNNVMLMPTGIIKLIDFGCAKRLAWAGLNGTHSDMLKSMHGTPYWMAPEVISESGYGRKSDIWSIGCTVFEMATGKPPLASMDRMAAMFYIGAHRGLMPPLPDHFSENAADFVRMCLTRDQHERPSALQLLKHSFLERSH; translated from the exons GAGTTCGACCAAGATGGTGACTGCAGTCATTCCACACCGGTTAGTGAAGAAGATCCCAGTGGTGGTAGACAGGACTGGCAACCCAGGACAGAAG GTGTTGAGATCACTGTGACTTTTCCAAGAGATGTCAGTCCTTCTCAAGAAATGAGCCAAGaagacttaaaagaaaagaa TCAGATAACCTCATCGCATCAAGAATGGGCACAAGCACATGCAGTTTCTCATCCAAATAAAATTGAGATGGTGGAGCTCAGGACAAACACGCTGACCATGCGGCCCTTACTTTTGCAAAAAGAGGAAAGTTCCAGGGAGCTCTGCGATGTGAACTTGGGCTTTTTGCTGCCGAGATCTTGTTTAGAACCAAACATTTCCAAGTCTGTAACCAGAGAAGATGCTCCTCATTTTCTGAAGGAGCAGCAAAGAAAATCTGAAG gGTCTTCGACCTCTGATATGAAGTACAGTGGCCAAAGCATCGAG tTCCCTCTGCCACCACTGTCACTCTTGCCCACACGATCTGGTGTCCTTTGTATCCCCCGAAATCACAAGtttccaaaagagaaagaaagaagcattccaagtgTCACGTCTTTTGTGCCTAAGCTCTCAGCGTCTGTTCGCCAGTCTGATCTTAGCCCAACAAATAAGCCTCCAGGAGCCCTAGTTAAGTTGTTGATGGATTCGACTCTCAGGTCTTCTGATGGCTTCATTTGGTCAAGAAACATATGCTCTTTTCCTAAGGCTAACCATCACAGACAATGCCTGGAGATGGAGGAGAACTGGAAATCCAAGGAAATAGAAGAATGTAACAAAATTGAAATCACCCACCTTGAAAAAGGGCAGTCTTCGGTGTCTTTTGAGAATTTGAAGGAAGGCAATATTCCTGCAGATAGGGAAGAGGATATTGACTGCCATGGTAGTAAAACGAGAAAAGCTGAAGAAGAGAACTCTCAATATCTTTCatcaagaaagaatgagaggtcAGTAGCCAAAAACTATGAACAAGATTCAGAAATAGTATGTACCATTCCAAGCAAATTCCAAGAAGCCCAGCATTCAGAAATAACTCCAAGCCAGGATGAAGAGATGAGAAATAATAAAGCTGCTTCAAAAAGAGCTTCATTACATAAAGATGAAGCAATGGAACCAAACAATATTTTAGAAGAGTGTACTGTACTTAAAAGCTTATCCAATGTATTCTTTGATGACCCCATTGATAAACTTCCAGAAGGTCGTAGGAGCATGgagacaaacataaaaatatcaatagcGGAAGGAGCCAAACCAGAAATGAGTGGGATGGTGCCTCTTATCCACATCACCTTCCCTGTGGATGGAAGCCCCAAGGAACCAGCAATAGCCAAACCAAGCCtccaaaaaacaaagagaacCATTCATAACAACCATAGTGTCAACATACTTGTACACCAAGAAAATGACAAGCATAAGATGAATTCCCATAGAAGTAAGTTGGATTCAAAGACTAAGACAATTAAGAAGACTCCTCCGAATTTCCTGATTTCTACTGAAGGTCCCATTAAGCCTACCATGCATAAAACCAGCATAAAAGCACAAATTTTCCCTGCTTTGGGACTTGTTGACCCCAGGCCTTGGCAATTGCCCAGGTTTCAAAAGAGAATGCCACAGATAGCAAAGAAGCAATCAACTCACCGGACTCAGAAACCTAAAAAGCAATCATTTCCTTGCATATGTAAAAATCCAGGAATACAAAAGTCACGTGTTCCTCTCTCTGTTCAACCCGCACAGCCAAGACTAAATTACCCAGATCTTAAGTATAGTGATATGTTTCAAGAAATCAATTCAACTGCTAATGGACCTGGAATCTATGAAATGTTTGGGACCCCTGTTTATTGTCATGTGCGAGAGGCTGAAAGGGATGAAAACAAGTATTACCGTGAGATATGTTCGGCTCCATCAGGCAGATGTATCACCAATAAATGTCGATCTTCACACAGTGAGAGGAGCAGCAATATCAGAACAAGACTTTCTCAGAAGAAACCACATATGAAACCCCCAAAGACTTCATTTGGCATTAAACAAGAGCACAAAGgcttaatttctaaagaaaagagttCCAAGGCTGTACGTAGCAACCTACATGACATTGAAAACGGTGATGGTATTTCAGAACCAGACTGGCAGATAAAGTATTCAGGAAATGAGTTTCTATCTTCCAAAGATGAAATTCATCCCACGAACTTGGCTCAGACACCTGAGCAGTCCATGAAAGAGAATGAATTCCCTCCTGTCTCAGATTTATCCATTGTTGAAGAAGTTTCTGTGGAAGAGTCTACGGGCGATAGAGACATTTCTAACAATCAAATACTCACCACAAGCCTCAGAGATCTGCAAGAACTTGAAAAGCTACATCACCAGATCCCATTTATCCCTTTGGAAAACAGCTGGGCAGTGTCTAGTGAGAAGAATTCTAACAAGTATGTACAGCAAGAAAAGCAGAATACAGCATCTTTTAGTAAAGTAAATGCCAGCCGAATTTCAACTAATGATCTAGAGTTTGGTAGTATTTCAGATCAGTCTAAAACACTTGCAAATTTCTCTTtccaagaaaaacaagaaagtgcATCTTCCCAGACATATCAATATTGGGTACATTATTTAGATCATGATAGTTTAGCAAATAAGTCAATCACTTATCAAATGTTTGGAAAAACTTTAAATGGCACAAATTCAATTTCCCAAGGAATTCCGGACTCTGTAAATAATGAGGAATTGACAGATGAACTATTAGGTTGTCTAGCTGCAGAGTTATTAGCTCTCGATGAGAAAGATAACAACTCTTGCCAAAAAATGGCAAATGGAACAGAACCTGAAAACCTAAATCGTATCCTCAGTCGGAGAGGAAGTACCCCAAAAGAAACGGACAGAGGGACAACAAATGTCAAAATCCAG AGGCATAGTAATGGGCTCAGGATATATGACAGGGAGGAGAAATTTCTCATCTCAGATGAAAAGAtgacattttctgaaaatagTTTAAAGTCTGAAGAAGCTATCCTATGGACCAAGGGTGAGATTCTTGGAAAGGGAGCCTATGGCACA GTATACTGTGGTCTCACTAGCCAAGGGCAGCTAATAGCTGTAAAACAGGTGGCTTTGGATACCTCTGATAAATTAGCTACTGAAAAGGAATACCAGAAACTACAGGAAGAAGTAGATTTGCTCAAAGCACTGAAACATGTCAACATTGTGGCCTATTTGGGGACATGCTTGCAAGAGAACACTGTGAGCATTTTCATGGAGTTTGTTCCCGGTGGCTCAATCTCTAGTATTATAAACCGTTTTGGGCCATTGCCTGAGATGGTGTTCTGTAAATATACGAAACAAATTCTGCAAGGTGTTGCTTATCTCCATGAGAACTGTGTGGTACATCGCgatataaaaggaaataatgttaTGCTCATGCCAACTGGAATAATAAAGCTGATTGACTTTGGCTGTGCCAAGCGTTTGGCCTGGGCAGGTTTAAATGGCACCCACAGTGACATGCTTAAGTCCATGCATGGGACTCCATATTGGATGGCCCCAGAAGTCATCAGTGAGTCTGGCTATGGAAGGAAATCAGATATCTGGAGCATTGGTTGTACTGTGTTTGAGATGGCTACAGGGAAGCCTCCACTAGCTTCCATGGACAGGATGGCTGCCATGTTTTACATCGGAGCACACCGAGGGCTGATGCCTCCTTTACCAGACCACTTCTCAGAAAATGCAGCAGACTTTGTGCGCATGTGCCTGACCAG